One genomic region from Solwaraspora sp. WMMD792 encodes:
- a CDS encoding extracellular solute-binding protein has product MATAAVLVATMVAACGGQDDGGQGNAPKAPATIPTLTEDPLTLSFIWFDWPPAQALEDFANEEYTNERPNVTIKVNTVPNANWHDAMFTQFAARKTDFDIAILDSQHIGEAVTNGNILDITDFVNENIDVEAYDPYLLAAYGQFPQAETGQRDENASLYGLPLLGDTWTMIYRKDLIGDEPPETWDEMISVAEKCQADNPGVSGLAFHQANGSDAAAVTYNTVNGVYGGNLWNAKERKIEGVLNDEAGHEAMDVLVNKMKPLTAKGSGNWFIDEVNAAVAQGKACIAFNWIAASGGLLDPEQSTLGTSREEILDKLGFATLPAQKTNLVPLGGMGMHVSAYASEANQAEALNFMKWFEQAEIQKKWASAGGVPSRTDALESPEFLDAQPFNQVYTDSVSRMRDMWNVPEYARLVDIENTNVNAALNGVKTPREALDDIAREQQSVLDSSSREGGGGL; this is encoded by the coding sequence ATGGCGACGGCAGCCGTGCTGGTCGCCACGATGGTGGCGGCCTGCGGCGGCCAGGACGACGGCGGGCAGGGGAACGCCCCGAAGGCGCCGGCGACCATCCCGACGCTCACCGAGGACCCGCTGACCCTCAGCTTCATCTGGTTCGACTGGCCGCCCGCTCAGGCGCTGGAAGACTTCGCGAACGAGGAGTACACAAACGAGCGGCCGAACGTGACCATCAAGGTCAACACCGTACCGAACGCGAACTGGCACGACGCGATGTTCACCCAGTTCGCCGCGCGCAAGACCGACTTCGACATCGCCATCCTGGATTCGCAACACATCGGCGAGGCCGTGACGAACGGCAACATCCTCGACATCACCGACTTCGTCAACGAGAACATCGACGTCGAGGCATACGACCCGTACCTCCTGGCGGCCTACGGCCAGTTCCCCCAGGCGGAGACCGGCCAGCGCGACGAAAACGCCAGCCTGTACGGCCTGCCGCTGCTCGGCGACACCTGGACGATGATCTACCGCAAGGATCTGATCGGCGACGAGCCACCGGAGACCTGGGATGAGATGATCTCGGTCGCCGAGAAGTGCCAGGCGGACAACCCTGGCGTCAGCGGGCTGGCTTTCCACCAGGCCAACGGCTCCGACGCCGCAGCCGTAACGTACAACACGGTCAACGGCGTCTACGGCGGCAACCTCTGGAACGCCAAGGAGCGCAAGATCGAGGGCGTCCTCAACGACGAGGCGGGGCACGAGGCGATGGACGTCCTCGTCAACAAGATGAAGCCGTTGACCGCCAAGGGTTCCGGTAACTGGTTCATCGACGAGGTCAACGCGGCGGTCGCCCAGGGCAAGGCATGCATCGCGTTCAACTGGATCGCCGCGAGCGGCGGCCTGCTTGACCCGGAGCAGTCGACCCTCGGCACCTCGCGCGAGGAGATTCTCGACAAGCTGGGTTTTGCCACCCTGCCGGCCCAGAAGACGAACCTGGTGCCCCTCGGCGGCATGGGGATGCACGTGTCGGCCTACGCCTCCGAGGCGAACCAGGCGGAGGCCCTGAACTTCATGAAGTGGTTCGAGCAGGCTGAGATTCAGAAGAAGTGGGCCTCGGCCGGTGGTGTGCCATCGCGCACGGACGCCCTGGAGTCGCCCGAGTTCCTCGATGCCCAGCCGTTCAACCAGGTGTACACCGACTCGGTTTCACGGATGCGGGACATGTGGAACGTGCCCGAGTACGCGCGCCTCGTCGACATCGAGAACACCAACGTGAACGCGGCTCTCAACGGCGTGAAGACGCCGAGGGAGGCGCTCGACGACATCGCCAGGGAGCAGCAGAGCGTGCTCGACTCCAGCAGCCGCGAGGGTGGCGGCGGACTGTGA
- a CDS encoding GntR family transcriptional regulator, with translation MDDGAMTARGRGAMTGGVPPERSRGRLADEVYDTLLGQLMSLRIEPGSRVTIDVLARELGVSQTPIRDALNRMEAEGLVVRVPHAGYRIPPQITRHRFEDMLEIRLLLEPAAARRSAERATSEQVVGLQRMLEEMAELEGGNGRMAYGAFGLRDAAFHDLVALSAGNQVIREALARLHTHVHLFRLLHDTQVTHLAMAEHEEVLAAIAARDPDAAAYAMRRHILLSGERFRRLFDEAKAADGMAMKA, from the coding sequence ATGGACGACGGAGCGATGACCGCGCGGGGCCGCGGAGCCATGACGGGCGGAGTGCCGCCGGAACGATCTCGCGGCCGGCTTGCCGACGAGGTGTACGACACGCTGCTCGGACAGCTGATGTCACTACGGATCGAGCCTGGCTCCCGCGTCACGATCGACGTCCTGGCGCGAGAGCTGGGGGTCTCGCAGACGCCGATCCGAGACGCGCTGAACCGCATGGAGGCCGAGGGCCTGGTCGTGCGGGTGCCACATGCCGGCTACCGCATTCCACCTCAAATCACCCGGCACCGATTCGAGGACATGCTCGAGATCCGCCTGCTTCTCGAGCCGGCAGCGGCGCGCAGATCCGCTGAACGCGCGACCTCGGAGCAGGTGGTCGGCCTGCAACGGATGCTGGAGGAGATGGCCGAGCTGGAGGGGGGCAACGGGCGCATGGCCTACGGCGCCTTCGGGCTACGCGACGCCGCTTTTCACGATCTCGTCGCCCTGAGCGCGGGGAACCAGGTCATCCGCGAAGCGCTCGCTCGCCTGCACACCCACGTGCACCTGTTCCGACTGCTCCACGACACCCAGGTCACTCACCTGGCCATGGCCGAGCACGAAGAAGTTCTGGCCGCGATCGCCGCGCGTGACCCCGACGCCGCCGCCTACGCCATGCGTCGGCACATCCTGCTGTCCGGCGAGCGGTTCCGACGACTGTTCGACGAGGCCAAGGCCGCGGACGGGATGGCGATGAAGGCTTGA
- a CDS encoding DJ-1/PfpI family protein yields the protein MPRALLLTGDAAEELDTMYPYYRVQEGGWDVDVSSRTMRDIQLVIHEFDPNSDAYVEKNGRKLPVDVPWAEVDVERYDALIIPGGRAPEWIRVDADVRRITEHFFARDLPIALVCHGAQVPAVYGLLKGRRTACFPPITGDMENAGATVVDAPDVVDGNLVSCRGWPDMPQFGRAMMELFSKSVKPASA from the coding sequence GTGCCCAGAGCACTGCTCCTGACCGGCGACGCCGCCGAGGAGCTCGACACCATGTACCCCTACTACCGCGTACAGGAGGGCGGCTGGGACGTCGACGTCTCGTCACGGACGATGCGTGACATACAGCTGGTCATCCACGAGTTCGACCCCAACTCCGACGCCTACGTGGAGAAGAACGGCCGGAAGCTGCCGGTCGACGTGCCCTGGGCCGAGGTCGACGTCGAACGCTATGACGCCCTCATCATCCCCGGGGGACGTGCCCCCGAGTGGATCCGGGTCGACGCCGACGTCAGGCGCATCACCGAGCACTTCTTCGCGCGTGACCTCCCGATCGCGCTGGTGTGCCACGGCGCGCAGGTGCCAGCGGTGTACGGGCTGCTCAAGGGTCGAAGGACGGCGTGTTTCCCACCCATCACCGGGGACATGGAGAACGCGGGCGCGACGGTCGTCGACGCTCCCGACGTCGTGGACGGCAACCTCGTCTCCTGCCGCGGGTGGCCCGACATGCCGCAATTCGGCAGGGCGATGATGGAGCTCTTCTCGAAGTCCGTCAAGCCCGCATCGGCATGA
- a CDS encoding alpha/beta hydrolase → MLHGSGPGTTGSGAWATTAQALGASWHFVAPDQAGFGRTPIPAGSRGGLRLWTEQAAGLMDALGIESYAVVGHSMGGAVALALAAARPQQVTRVVAVSTMGAPGAPLSADLEAIWAAPAGPLGARDMLSRLVLDQALVTESAIAARAAAMRAGAAAFASLFPPPRARWADELALSAQALAEVRAPVLLVHGAEDRVTPLATAALPLLEHLADVRLHVLGRCGHVPAIEHPLEFRQLLSSFLRDERHTVRDVAGRVGGVQRESADGAVG, encoded by the coding sequence ATGCTGCACGGCTCCGGACCCGGCACGACCGGGTCCGGAGCGTGGGCAACGACGGCGCAGGCGCTGGGTGCATCCTGGCACTTTGTGGCTCCTGACCAGGCGGGATTCGGCCGTACCCCCATCCCGGCGGGCTCCCGAGGTGGGCTCCGGCTGTGGACGGAGCAGGCCGCGGGCCTGATGGATGCTCTCGGTATCGAGTCCTATGCCGTGGTGGGTCACTCCATGGGCGGTGCCGTGGCGCTGGCGTTGGCAGCCGCGCGCCCCCAGCAGGTCACCCGTGTCGTGGCGGTCTCGACGATGGGCGCCCCAGGGGCGCCCCTCTCCGCCGACCTCGAGGCTATCTGGGCCGCCCCCGCCGGCCCGCTCGGAGCACGAGACATGCTGAGCCGTCTCGTCCTCGACCAGGCGCTCGTGACCGAGTCGGCCATCGCTGCCCGAGCGGCTGCGATGCGGGCGGGTGCGGCCGCATTCGCGTCGTTGTTCCCTCCGCCTAGGGCGCGGTGGGCCGACGAGCTCGCCCTCTCGGCGCAGGCGCTGGCGGAGGTCCGCGCGCCGGTGCTGCTCGTCCACGGCGCCGAGGACCGAGTCACCCCGCTCGCGACGGCAGCCCTGCCCCTACTCGAACACCTGGCCGATGTCCGTCTGCACGTGCTCGGCCGATGCGGGCACGTGCCGGCGATCGAGCACCCGCTCGAGTTCCGGCAACTACTGTCATCCTTCCTCCGGGATGAACGACATACGGTCCGGGACGTAGCCGGCCGGGTTGGCGGCGTCCAGCGGGAGAGCGCGGATGGCGCAGTGGGCTAG
- a CDS encoding cation:proton antiporter has protein sequence MDALIAGTLALVLAGVLVTAAVGRWLAGRLRQPEIVLEIAGCLLLGGVLVSQVGWGAPETPGREVLEFLGHFGLALFLVSAAHGIRQGGGRLSSRAVAWLSAGSTLPAMVSGVLLAAWVLTVGGPDLRGEASPTALTLMLAVSLAVTAVPVLAGILRDRRMENTEIGRLAMTSAVTIDAVTWVLLAVAIGLATGRDGAVRAVAVLLCGIPAVLVVRWIARTKALQTLANRYPYAAMILVAVIAYAASRSTGGLGLTEIFGAVLVGFALPGDGAWGRVSHQLGRLGRLLLPVMFTLTGAALAAGVPNIVSWQAIVIATVLAIVSKLAGSYAGARLGAQSRLASLKLAALMNTRGLTEIAVLQAGYSAGILAPGLFLALIVMALITTGLSGPLLWAVDRHAGARAARLEPAS, from the coding sequence TTGGACGCGCTCATAGCTGGCACGCTGGCGCTCGTTCTGGCCGGCGTGCTGGTTACCGCGGCGGTGGGGCGCTGGCTGGCGGGGAGGCTCAGACAGCCGGAGATCGTCCTTGAGATCGCCGGCTGCCTGCTGCTGGGCGGAGTGCTGGTGTCACAGGTGGGCTGGGGCGCGCCGGAGACTCCCGGGCGGGAGGTGCTCGAGTTTCTGGGCCACTTCGGTCTCGCCCTGTTCCTGGTGAGCGCCGCCCATGGCATTCGGCAGGGTGGCGGACGGCTCTCCAGTCGAGCCGTGGCCTGGTTGTCGGCGGGGTCCACCCTACCGGCCATGGTGTCCGGCGTACTGCTCGCGGCCTGGGTGTTGACGGTCGGCGGCCCCGACCTCCGAGGGGAGGCGTCGCCCACCGCGTTGACACTCATGCTGGCTGTCTCGCTGGCGGTCACGGCGGTCCCGGTGCTCGCAGGCATCCTGCGGGACCGGCGAATGGAGAACACCGAGATCGGCCGGCTCGCGATGACCTCAGCCGTGACCATCGACGCGGTCACCTGGGTGTTGCTGGCCGTCGCTATCGGTCTCGCCACCGGACGGGACGGCGCCGTCAGAGCGGTCGCCGTACTCCTCTGCGGTATTCCAGCGGTGCTGGTGGTCCGGTGGATCGCCCGGACCAAGGCACTCCAAACGCTCGCGAACCGCTACCCGTACGCGGCCATGATCTTGGTCGCTGTCATCGCCTACGCCGCTTCGCGGAGCACCGGAGGGCTCGGTCTCACCGAGATCTTCGGGGCTGTCCTGGTGGGCTTCGCCCTTCCCGGCGACGGGGCCTGGGGGCGGGTGAGTCACCAACTGGGCCGGCTCGGCCGCCTGCTGCTCCCGGTCATGTTCACCCTCACCGGAGCGGCGCTGGCGGCCGGCGTGCCGAACATCGTCTCCTGGCAGGCGATCGTCATCGCGACCGTCCTTGCGATCGTCTCGAAACTGGCGGGCAGTTATGCGGGTGCCCGCCTGGGGGCGCAGTCGCGACTCGCGAGTCTCAAGCTCGCGGCACTGATGAACACGCGCGGCCTCACGGAGATCGCCGTTCTCCAGGCCGGTTACAGCGCGGGCATCCTCGCTCCCGGCCTGTTCCTGGCGTTGATCGTCATGGCGTTGATCACCACCGGTCTCAGCGGCCCTCTGCTGTGGGCCGTCGACCGTCATGCCGGTGCCCGTGCGGCGAGACTGGAGCCGGCCTCGTAG
- a CDS encoding Gfo/Idh/MocA family oxidoreductase has translation MGDPHGIGVVGLGVISRAYLNTLANHPTVRVVALADLDAARAVAAAAAIPGAEAVSVERLLHHPDVATVLNLTIPAAHAEISGAAIDAGRNVYVEKPLTVTFPQGRSIIDRAASAGVRVGCAPDTVLGTGTQTARAAIDSGLIGRPLAASAVMVTPGHERWHPDPDFYYAPGGGPLLDMGPYYISALVHLLGPVRAVIGAASRLRDVRVIGSGPRLGQRIPVEVPTHVTGALEHAGGALTTLTTSFDGVATTAAPIEVHGENGTLAVPDPNTFDGEVRHLALDGPGWRTLEPRAGYVAAARGIGLIDLVRSDVMCPPRASGEVALHVLEIMTALLRSAAEGRRVELTTAVERPTPVPITPAEEWRSALAPGR, from the coding sequence GTGGGCGACCCGCACGGCATCGGCGTCGTAGGTCTCGGAGTCATCTCCCGCGCCTACCTGAACACGCTCGCCAACCACCCCACGGTGCGGGTCGTCGCACTGGCCGACCTGGACGCGGCCCGAGCCGTCGCTGCCGCCGCCGCGATTCCCGGTGCCGAGGCGGTGAGCGTCGAGCGACTGCTCCATCACCCCGACGTGGCGACGGTACTCAACCTCACGATCCCGGCGGCGCACGCCGAGATCTCCGGCGCGGCGATCGACGCCGGCCGGAACGTCTACGTCGAGAAGCCGCTCACCGTCACGTTCCCGCAGGGCCGGTCGATCATCGACCGGGCGGCGTCGGCCGGCGTCCGCGTCGGTTGCGCGCCGGACACCGTCCTGGGCACCGGTACGCAGACCGCCCGCGCGGCGATCGACAGTGGCCTGATCGGGCGTCCGCTCGCCGCGTCCGCCGTCATGGTCACCCCCGGGCACGAGCGCTGGCACCCTGACCCCGACTTCTACTACGCCCCGGGAGGCGGCCCACTGCTGGACATGGGGCCGTACTACATCTCGGCGCTGGTCCACCTGCTCGGGCCGGTCCGTGCCGTGATCGGGGCGGCCAGCCGGCTGCGCGACGTCCGGGTCATCGGCTCGGGCCCCCGCCTGGGTCAGCGGATCCCGGTCGAGGTGCCGACCCACGTGACCGGTGCGCTGGAACACGCGGGCGGTGCCCTGACCACCCTCACGACCAGTTTCGACGGTGTCGCGACCACGGCCGCGCCAATCGAGGTGCACGGGGAGAACGGCACCCTCGCCGTACCCGATCCGAACACCTTCGACGGCGAGGTCCGCCACCTGGCGCTCGACGGCCCCGGGTGGCGGACCCTCGAACCGCGGGCCGGCTACGTCGCCGCCGCCCGAGGGATCGGCCTGATCGACCTGGTCCGATCCGACGTGATGTGTCCACCACGGGCCAGCGGTGAGGTGGCGCTGCATGTACTCGAGATCATGACGGCCCTGCTCCGATCAGCCGCTGAGGGCCGACGGGTCGAGCTGACGACGGCGGTCGAACGCCCTACACCCGTCCCGATCACCCCGGCCGAGGAGTGGCGGTCAGCCCTCGCACCCGGACGCTGA
- a CDS encoding ThuA domain-containing protein: MVQRRALVVRGGWEGHRPVEATELFIPFLERSGYVVRVEGSTEIYADAAELAGTDLIVQCVTMSQITGEQVAGLAAAIAAGTGFTGWHGGIVDSFRACSDYLHLVGGQFATHPGIQPCERSGAEKDNFLPHSVTITDLGREHPITAGIEDFDLVTEQYWVLHDDLIDVLATTTHPTQVWHPWHRPVTSPAIWTRTWGAGRIVVTTPGHSLDVLEHQCVRTVIERGMVWATRTASAS; the protein is encoded by the coding sequence GTGGTGCAGCGGAGAGCCCTTGTGGTCCGAGGCGGCTGGGAGGGGCACCGGCCGGTCGAGGCGACGGAGTTGTTCATCCCGTTCCTCGAACGCAGCGGATACGTGGTGCGGGTGGAAGGGTCGACGGAGATCTACGCCGACGCCGCCGAACTGGCCGGTACCGACCTCATCGTGCAGTGCGTGACGATGTCGCAGATCACAGGGGAACAGGTGGCGGGTCTGGCCGCGGCGATCGCGGCCGGGACAGGGTTCACCGGCTGGCACGGCGGCATCGTCGACTCGTTCCGCGCCTGCTCGGACTACCTGCACCTGGTGGGCGGCCAGTTCGCCACCCATCCGGGCATCCAACCGTGCGAACGTAGCGGCGCGGAGAAGGACAACTTCCTGCCCCACTCGGTCACCATCACCGACCTCGGTCGGGAACATCCGATCACCGCGGGGATCGAGGACTTCGACCTGGTCACCGAGCAGTACTGGGTGCTGCACGACGACCTGATCGATGTGCTGGCCACCACTACCCACCCTACGCAGGTGTGGCACCCGTGGCACCGGCCGGTCACCTCGCCGGCGATCTGGACCCGAACCTGGGGCGCCGGGCGGATCGTCGTGACGACTCCCGGACATAGCCTCGATGTGCTGGAGCATCAGTGCGTCCGTACCGTCATCGAGAGGGGGATGGTGTGGGCGACCCGCACGGCATCGGCGTCGTAG
- a CDS encoding thioesterase domain-containing protein: protein MRDTIRQLWLQVLGRDELQGDVDFFAAGGSSLKSLILLTELNEAFATEFEIAELVDCRTIDRQSDAVWNRIARGAAEVREEQTVIVPLSRAGDGSGQDALLVAVHDVSGDVYGYTSLAGELSGQADLYGVKLAHEQFDAPRALTIAGLAGDHVAAIESTFDESRRLVILGWSLGGLVAFEMAKLLDQRGRPVERVVLVDSPYELYLPAANGAGHEDFLPGPERALLDEFGWLADDRPLFPDGATVEVMWRSVRARLDAPARERLAAALSRRFPLMARVIPHLASLNPAEFVGYLNRFRSVLQAGRAYRPTGTTAAPVDLLTATRSRNFDPRWSIHTSGTFRRRSLDGDHFSILDRRSARATAQAVLALDSR, encoded by the coding sequence GTGAGGGACACGATCAGACAGCTCTGGTTGCAGGTGCTCGGGCGCGACGAACTGCAGGGGGACGTCGACTTCTTCGCGGCGGGTGGTAGCTCGCTCAAGTCGCTCATCCTGCTGACCGAGCTGAACGAGGCCTTCGCGACCGAGTTCGAGATCGCCGAACTGGTCGACTGCCGGACCATCGACCGGCAGTCCGACGCGGTCTGGAACCGGATCGCGCGAGGGGCGGCTGAGGTCCGCGAGGAACAGACCGTGATCGTGCCGTTGTCCAGGGCCGGCGACGGGAGCGGACAGGACGCTCTCCTGGTCGCGGTGCACGATGTCAGCGGCGATGTCTACGGCTACACGAGCCTGGCCGGGGAGCTCTCCGGCCAGGCGGACCTGTACGGGGTCAAGTTGGCTCACGAGCAGTTCGACGCCCCTCGGGCACTCACGATCGCCGGATTGGCGGGCGACCATGTTGCGGCGATCGAGTCGACGTTCGACGAGTCCCGGCGGCTGGTGATCCTCGGGTGGAGCCTGGGCGGGCTCGTCGCGTTCGAGATGGCGAAACTACTCGACCAGCGGGGACGTCCGGTCGAGCGGGTGGTCCTGGTGGATTCGCCGTACGAGCTGTACCTGCCTGCTGCCAATGGCGCCGGGCACGAGGACTTCCTTCCCGGGCCCGAGCGGGCGCTGCTCGACGAGTTCGGCTGGCTCGCCGACGACAGGCCGCTCTTCCCCGACGGGGCGACCGTGGAGGTCATGTGGCGGTCGGTTCGGGCGCGCCTCGACGCCCCGGCCAGGGAACGGCTGGCGGCTGCACTCAGCCGCCGTTTCCCGTTGATGGCCCGGGTGATCCCGCACCTGGCCAGTCTGAACCCGGCGGAGTTCGTCGGCTACCTCAACCGGTTTCGCTCGGTCCTGCAGGCGGGGCGGGCCTATCGACCCACCGGGACGACGGCCGCCCCGGTCGACCTCCTGACGGCGACCCGGTCACGCAACTTCGACCCGCGCTGGTCCATCCACACTTCTGGCACATTCCGGCGGCGATCGCTGGACGGCGACCACTTCTCGATTCTCGACCGACGATCCGCCCGGGCCACGGCCCAGGCGGTTCTCGCCCTCGACTCCCGGTAG